The following are from one region of the Ignavibacteriota bacterium genome:
- the kdsA gene encoding 3-deoxy-8-phosphooctulonate synthase, whose protein sequence is MVEIKNVKLGSNLPFVVIAGPCVVENEKIIFTTAEHIKKLTDKLHIPFIFKSSYKKANRTSINSFKGIGDSEALKILADVKRIYNVPVLTDIHSVNEIEDVCKVADVLQIPAFLCRQTELLLAAGKSGAAVNVKKGQFLAPGDMKYAIEKIESTGNKKILLTERGSSFGYHNLVVDMRSLVIMKGFGYPVIMDATHSVQLPGSDGKTGGQAQFIKPLAKAAAAVGIDALFLEVHPDPTNALSDAESQLPLSELEDLLFEIQQIDLLVKNHK, encoded by the coding sequence ATGGTTGAGATTAAAAATGTAAAGTTGGGTTCAAATTTACCTTTCGTTGTGATTGCCGGACCCTGTGTTGTTGAAAATGAAAAGATTATTTTCACAACTGCTGAACACATTAAAAAGTTAACTGATAAACTACATATCCCTTTCATTTTTAAATCAAGCTATAAAAAAGCAAATCGAACAAGTATCAATTCGTTTAAAGGAATCGGAGATTCGGAAGCACTAAAAATTCTTGCTGATGTAAAAAGAATTTATAATGTACCTGTATTGACAGATATTCATTCAGTTAATGAAATTGAAGACGTATGCAAAGTTGCTGATGTTCTTCAGATACCAGCTTTCTTATGCAGACAAACTGAATTGTTGTTAGCGGCAGGTAAATCCGGCGCTGCTGTAAATGTTAAAAAAGGTCAGTTCCTTGCACCAGGCGATATGAAATATGCAATTGAAAAAATTGAATCAACAGGAAATAAAAAAATATTATTGACTGAAAGAGGTTCATCTTTTGGTTACCATAATCTTGTCGTTGATATGCGCTCATTAGTAATCATGAAAGGATTTGGTTATCCGGTTATTATGGATGCAACACATTCCGTTCAGTTACCCGGAAGCGATGGGAAAACCGGAGGACAAGCTCAGTTCATAAAACCTCTTGCAAAAGCTGCTGCTGCTGTTGGAATCGATGCTTTGTTTCTTGAAGTTCATCCTGATCCAACAAACGCTTTGAGTGATGCAGAAAGTCAGCTTCCATTATCAGAGCTTGAAGATTTATTATTTGAAATTCAGCAAATAGATTTACTGGTAAAAAATCACAAATAA
- a CDS encoding PIG-L family deacetylase, which translates to MTKRIFLLLLISVEVILCQPSESLNSSEIKIALEKLNTLGSVLYIAAHPDDENTSFLSYFNYAKHLRTGYLSLTRGDGGQNLIGDEQGDLLGVIRTQELLQARSIDGAEQFFTRAVDFGYSKTPEETLRKWGKEEILSDVVWVIRKFKPDVIVTRFPTNGVGTHGHHTASALLAVEAFKLAGKKDAFPEQLKYVETWQPKRIFWNAWTPALNSMGINSDTLITINFGEYNNLLGRSYTEISALSRSMHKSQGFGASGRRENLYNFFLELDGETVKNDLFDGIDLSWGPC; encoded by the coding sequence ATGACAAAAAGAATTTTTTTATTACTGTTAATTTCAGTAGAGGTCATTCTTTGCCAGCCATCCGAATCTCTGAATTCTTCTGAAATAAAAATCGCCCTTGAGAAATTAAACACACTTGGAAGTGTGCTGTACATTGCTGCTCATCCTGATGATGAGAACACATCTTTTCTATCCTATTTTAATTATGCAAAACATCTTAGGACAGGTTATCTTTCACTAACCCGTGGTGATGGTGGTCAGAATCTGATTGGAGATGAACAAGGTGACTTACTTGGTGTTATCAGAACTCAGGAATTACTGCAAGCAAGAAGTATTGATGGTGCCGAACAATTTTTTACGAGAGCTGTCGATTTCGGTTATTCAAAAACACCGGAAGAAACTTTGAGGAAATGGGGTAAAGAGGAAATACTTTCTGATGTCGTTTGGGTGATAAGAAAATTTAAGCCTGATGTTATTGTCACAAGATTTCCGACTAATGGAGTTGGTACGCACGGTCATCATACAGCCTCAGCATTACTTGCGGTTGAAGCATTCAAACTAGCTGGAAAAAAAGATGCATTTCCCGAACAGTTAAAATATGTCGAAACTTGGCAGCCAAAAAGAATTTTCTGGAATGCATGGACACCAGCTCTAAATTCTATGGGAATAAACAGCGATACTTTAATTACAATAAATTTTGGCGAGTATAATAATCTGCTCGGAAGATCATACACAGAAATTTCTGCATTGAGCAGATCAATGCACAAAAGCCAGGGTTTTGGTGCTTCAGGAAGACGTGAAAATTTATATAATTTTTTTCTTGAGCTCGATGGTGAAACAGTAAAAAATGATTTGTTTGATGGTATTGATTTGAGCTGGGGACCGTGTTGA
- a CDS encoding sodium:solute symporter — translation MSLIDWIVMCGFTGFVVIYGTIKSRHAKDVDTYIRAGRTSRWWLVALSIMATQASAITFLSTPGQAYVDGMRFVQFYFGLPIAMIILSITAVPIYNKLNVFTAYEYLEKRFDLKNRLLGSALFLTQRGLAAGFTIYAPSLILSVILGWELNITIIITGGLVILYTTIGGTVAVNKTHLIQMIIITVGMFAAFYFLMSFLPEEVSFFDAAYLAGKMGKFNAVDFSFDLSNRYTFWSGIIGGTFLMLSYFGTDQSQVQRYLAGSSVKQSRLALLTNGLVKVPMQFIILFIGAMVFVFFQFITPPLFFNPVEVSKIKASQYSEEYSRLEDEYVKVNEEKQKAATKIISMIDSDDKTSLQAQNQLLLEKQKEADEIKKSAVEIIKKSDPMAEANDTNYIFISFIINFLPIGFVGLLIAAILSASMSSTSAELNALASTTVIDFYKRLVRKEADDKQYLKISKIATVFWGIYAILFAVLVKELGSLVEAVNILGSLVYGTILGIFLTAFYLKKVSGTPTFLAAVMAELVVIYCYLFTDIPFLWYNVIGCLIVVFGAFLLSILFQILKTESK, via the coding sequence ATGAGTCTCATTGACTGGATTGTAATGTGCGGTTTCACCGGTTTCGTTGTCATTTACGGAACTATTAAATCCAGACACGCGAAAGATGTTGACACTTATATCCGGGCAGGCAGAACTTCACGATGGTGGCTTGTTGCATTATCAATAATGGCAACGCAGGCAAGTGCGATTACTTTTCTTTCAACTCCCGGTCAGGCTTATGTTGATGGAATGAGGTTTGTCCAATTCTATTTTGGATTACCAATTGCGATGATAATTCTTTCAATCACTGCCGTGCCAATCTATAATAAGCTAAATGTTTTCACTGCATACGAATATTTAGAAAAACGTTTCGATTTGAAAAACAGACTTCTTGGCAGTGCATTGTTTTTAACACAAAGAGGATTAGCTGCGGGATTTACAATTTATGCACCTTCATTGATTCTTTCAGTTATTCTTGGATGGGAATTGAATATTACAATTATCATTACAGGTGGTTTAGTAATTTTATACACAACTATAGGTGGTACTGTCGCAGTAAATAAAACACATTTGATCCAGATGATTATAATTACTGTCGGAATGTTTGCTGCGTTTTATTTTCTTATGTCGTTTTTACCTGAAGAAGTTTCTTTTTTTGATGCAGCTTATCTTGCAGGAAAAATGGGAAAGTTCAATGCAGTTGATTTTAGTTTTGATTTGAGTAATCGATATACTTTCTGGTCGGGAATAATCGGTGGTACTTTTCTGATGCTATCATATTTCGGGACTGACCAATCCCAGGTTCAGCGGTATCTTGCAGGCAGTTCAGTAAAACAAAGCCGATTAGCTTTATTGACGAATGGATTAGTAAAAGTCCCTATGCAGTTTATTATTTTGTTTATTGGTGCGATGGTTTTTGTTTTTTTTCAGTTTATTACTCCCCCATTGTTTTTCAATCCGGTTGAAGTATCGAAAATCAAAGCAAGTCAATATTCAGAAGAATATTCAAGATTAGAAGATGAATACGTTAAAGTTAATGAAGAGAAACAGAAAGCAGCTACGAAAATAATTTCAATGATTGATTCGGATGATAAAACTTCACTGCAAGCACAAAATCAACTATTACTCGAAAAGCAAAAGGAAGCGGATGAAATTAAGAAAAGTGCAGTTGAAATTATTAAGAAGTCTGATCCGATGGCTGAAGCAAATGATACTAATTACATTTTCATTTCATTTATTATAAATTTTTTACCAATTGGATTTGTTGGTTTACTAATAGCAGCAATCCTTTCTGCATCTATGTCTTCCACATCTGCTGAGTTAAATGCATTGGCTTCTACAACTGTAATTGATTTTTATAAAAGACTTGTCCGCAAAGAAGCAGATGATAAACAGTATTTAAAGATTTCAAAAATTGCGACCGTGTTCTGGGGAATTTATGCAATACTTTTTGCTGTTCTTGTAAAGGAACTTGGTTCATTAGTTGAAGCAGTAAATATTCTTGGTTCATTAGTTTATGGAACTATTCTTGGTATATTTTTAACTGCATTTTACCTTAAAAAAGTTTCCGGTACACCGACATTTCTCGCAGCAGTAATGGCAGAACTGGTCGTGATTTACTGTTACTTGTTTACGGATATTCCATTTCTATGGTATAATGTTATCGGTTGCCTTATTGTGGTATTTGGTGCATTTTTGTTGAGTATTTTGTTTCAGATTTTAAAAACTGAAAGCAAATAA
- a CDS encoding TetR/AcrR family transcriptional regulator: MAKGRKEEIVRAAAKRFSRHGFNKTTLEEIARDIRIGKPTIYHYFTSKDELFNSSVEFQSSQFIEDIKAIFNNQDLPVGARLLEYFAFKETLLHRYKLLYDLLLSLLKDETLEKEKIILQSLLKKETEVVALILSSIYTGRIESMNISLPYYIVHLSWGLMFSSLIKEFHPDGKSANTKELTFKSLETILS; encoded by the coding sequence TTGGCTAAAGGACGTAAAGAAGAAATTGTTCGTGCGGCTGCCAAAAGATTCAGCCGGCACGGCTTTAACAAAACTACTTTGGAAGAAATTGCCAGAGATATCCGCATTGGCAAGCCAACAATCTATCACTACTTTACTTCTAAAGATGAATTATTCAATAGTTCTGTTGAATTCCAGTCTTCACAATTTATTGAGGATATAAAAGCAATTTTCAACAATCAGGATTTACCCGTCGGAGCCAGATTACTTGAATATTTTGCCTTCAAAGAAACACTATTGCACCGCTACAAATTATTATACGATCTACTGCTTTCATTATTAAAAGATGAAACACTGGAGAAAGAAAAAATTATTTTACAGAGTTTACTTAAAAAGGAGACTGAAGTAGTTGCACTTATTTTAAGTTCAATTTATACCGGAAGAATTGAAAGCATGAATATCTCATTGCCCTACTATATAGTTCATTTGAGCTGGGGATTAATGTTCAGCAGTTTAATTAAAGAATTTCACCCTGATGGAAAATCCGCAAATACAAAAGAACTGACGTTCAAAAGTCTCGAAACTATTTTATCCTGA